Proteins from a single region of Sphaerochaeta globosa str. Buddy:
- the ileS gene encoding isoleucine--tRNA ligase, whose amino-acid sequence MFRPVTTKVDFPLMEENVLSFWQAEDIFKKSIESRSPENEYVFYDGPPFATGLPHFGHLVPGTIKDAIPRYHTMKGQRVRRGFGWDCHGLPVEYEMEKSLGISGHSAIVKYGVAKFNEQCRSIVLRYTKEWQNTINRMGRWVDWDHGYRTMDTNYMESIWWVFKTLFDKGYIYEGYNILPYSPALASPLSNFEVNLGGYQDVVDQAVTVRFAVDGQKNTFFLAWTTTPWTLPSNLALAFGPEVDYVKVHDKSDDNYYILGKARLEHYYKDPASYEIVDEQKGSFYKGMRYEPLFPYFANLKDQGAFVCVNGDYVTTEDGCGIVHTAPGFGEDDYQVLKGSGIPVVCPVDLECRFTSEVPDFEGRFVKDTDKDIIAYLKEHNLLVKRENYLHSYPFCYRTKKPLIYRAMSCWFVDINKIKEYMLSSNDQITWMPEHLKYGRFGKWLEGARDWAISRNRFWGNPIPVWKCDGSDYIEVIGSRAELEAKCGKQVDDLHKHFVDDLTWPSPDGKGTMRRIGDVLDCWFESGSMPYAQQHYPFENKEYFEQHFPADFICEGLDQTRGWFYTLTVIAAGLWEKPAFTHCITNGIVLTAEGKKMSKSERNYTDPMEIVKLYGADSLRFALMNSAVVRAEDLKFSEESVKEVLKTLIIPLWNAYSFFVTYANIDGYEASETAFDDLTNPMDRWITSALQRFVQEVTAAFDAYDIQKACSLFVPFIDELNNWYIRRSRRRFWRGENDTDKKQAYDTLYKVLMTFIKTVAPIIPFTTEEIFQNLRTDDMPQSIHLCMYPDYAGEERDLTLESQMSLTQKAIAMGRALRASNNLKTRQPLKTLFLVDREESEREILRSMQDIIAEELNVKEVHLSADESELVDYSAKANFKVLGSKLGKDMKEVASLIAVFDGKVIASMLDGRTHTVSYSNGEIAVSKDEIIVQRTEMEGVKVLNDGNLTVGFDTKVTEELLEEGIARDIVRSIQNLRKESGFEVSDRIRLTWDGDEMVQRVFEHYGQTIAKETLSNSMSFATLETEAIDCGDHLVRLSVEKD is encoded by the coding sequence ATGTTTCGTCCAGTAACAACCAAAGTGGATTTCCCTCTGATGGAAGAGAACGTTTTGTCATTCTGGCAGGCAGAGGATATTTTTAAGAAATCGATCGAATCGAGGTCCCCAGAAAACGAATATGTGTTCTACGACGGGCCTCCGTTTGCTACAGGCCTTCCCCATTTCGGACACCTGGTTCCCGGAACTATCAAGGACGCAATTCCCCGGTATCACACCATGAAAGGCCAGCGCGTTCGTCGTGGATTCGGCTGGGATTGTCACGGCCTTCCTGTTGAATATGAGATGGAGAAGTCCCTGGGTATCAGTGGACATTCAGCCATTGTGAAATACGGTGTTGCCAAGTTCAACGAGCAGTGTCGTTCAATTGTTCTGCGCTATACCAAAGAGTGGCAGAATACCATCAACCGCATGGGTCGCTGGGTCGACTGGGATCATGGATACCGAACGATGGATACCAATTACATGGAATCGATCTGGTGGGTATTCAAGACACTCTTCGATAAGGGATATATCTATGAAGGGTATAACATTCTTCCTTACAGCCCGGCTCTCGCGAGTCCACTTTCAAATTTTGAGGTGAATCTCGGCGGCTACCAGGATGTGGTTGACCAGGCTGTTACGGTTCGTTTTGCCGTCGACGGCCAAAAGAATACCTTCTTTTTGGCATGGACTACCACTCCTTGGACGCTTCCTTCCAACCTTGCTCTGGCTTTTGGGCCTGAAGTCGACTATGTGAAGGTGCATGACAAGAGTGACGACAACTACTATATCCTTGGTAAGGCCCGTCTGGAGCATTATTACAAGGACCCTGCTTCGTATGAGATTGTAGATGAGCAGAAAGGCTCCTTCTATAAAGGCATGCGGTACGAACCGCTGTTCCCCTATTTTGCCAATCTGAAGGATCAGGGAGCCTTTGTCTGTGTCAACGGTGATTACGTAACAACCGAAGACGGCTGCGGTATTGTTCATACCGCTCCCGGTTTTGGTGAGGATGACTATCAGGTGCTCAAAGGCAGCGGAATTCCTGTAGTCTGCCCTGTCGATCTTGAGTGTCGCTTCACCAGTGAAGTGCCCGACTTTGAGGGTCGTTTTGTCAAAGACACGGATAAGGATATCATCGCCTACCTCAAGGAACACAACCTTTTGGTCAAGCGTGAGAACTATCTGCACTCCTATCCATTCTGCTACCGCACCAAGAAACCGCTCATTTACCGGGCTATGAGTTGTTGGTTTGTCGACATCAACAAAATCAAAGAATATATGCTCAGCTCCAACGACCAGATCACCTGGATGCCCGAACACCTCAAGTACGGTCGTTTCGGCAAGTGGCTGGAAGGGGCTCGCGACTGGGCTATCAGCCGCAATCGTTTCTGGGGTAACCCGATTCCTGTATGGAAATGCGATGGCAGTGATTATATCGAAGTTATCGGCAGCCGTGCAGAGCTCGAGGCAAAGTGCGGCAAGCAGGTTGACGACTTGCACAAGCATTTTGTCGATGACTTGACTTGGCCCAGCCCGGATGGGAAGGGTACCATGCGGCGCATCGGCGATGTGCTTGACTGTTGGTTTGAGTCGGGTTCCATGCCCTACGCCCAACAGCATTACCCGTTTGAGAATAAGGAATATTTCGAACAGCATTTCCCTGCAGACTTCATCTGCGAAGGGCTTGACCAGACCCGTGGTTGGTTCTACACCCTCACCGTCATCGCCGCCGGTCTCTGGGAGAAGCCTGCCTTCACCCACTGTATTACCAACGGCATTGTCCTGACTGCCGAAGGCAAGAAGATGAGCAAGAGCGAGCGGAATTACACCGACCCGATGGAGATTGTCAAGCTCTATGGGGCTGATTCACTCCGCTTCGCTCTGATGAACAGCGCAGTAGTCCGGGCCGAGGATTTGAAGTTCAGCGAGGAATCGGTCAAGGAAGTGCTCAAGACTCTGATCATCCCCTTGTGGAATGCCTACTCGTTCTTCGTGACCTATGCGAACATCGATGGCTATGAGGCCTCAGAGACGGCTTTCGATGATCTGACCAATCCCATGGACCGGTGGATAACCAGTGCCTTGCAGCGATTTGTCCAGGAAGTGACTGCAGCCTTCGATGCCTATGACATCCAGAAAGCATGTTCACTCTTTGTTCCGTTCATCGATGAACTGAACAACTGGTACATCCGACGCAGCCGCAGGCGGTTCTGGAGAGGGGAGAATGATACGGACAAGAAACAGGCTTACGATACCCTGTACAAGGTACTGATGACCTTCATCAAGACTGTTGCCCCGATTATTCCGTTCACCACCGAAGAAATTTTCCAGAATCTGCGTACCGACGATATGCCTCAGAGCATCCATCTCTGTATGTATCCCGACTATGCAGGCGAGGAGCGTGACCTTACGTTGGAAAGCCAGATGTCCTTGACCCAAAAGGCTATTGCCATGGGAAGAGCTCTGCGTGCATCCAACAACCTGAAGACCCGCCAGCCGCTTAAGACATTGTTTTTGGTGGACCGGGAAGAGTCCGAGCGGGAGATTTTGAGGTCAATGCAGGACATCATCGCCGAAGAGCTGAACGTCAAGGAAGTGCATCTGAGTGCCGATGAGTCAGAATTGGTCGATTACAGTGCAAAGGCGAATTTCAAGGTACTGGGAAGCAAGCTCGGCAAGGATATGAAGGAAGTTGCCTCTCTCATTGCCGTCTTTGACGGAAAGGTGATTGCCTCCATGCTTGACGGTAGGACACACACTGTCTCGTACAGCAACGGAGAGATCGCCGTTTCCAAGGACGAAATTATCGTACAACGCACCGAGATGGAGGGTGTAAAAGTCCTCAACGATGGAAACTTGACGGTTGGCTTCGATACCAAGGTGACCGAGGAATTGCTTGAGGAAGGAATTGCCCGTGATATCGTGCGTTCCATTCAGAACCTGCGCAAGGAAAGCGGTTTCGAGGTTTCCGATAGGATTCGACTGACATGGGACGGTGATGAAATGGTCCAGCGAGTCTTTGAGCACTATGGGCAGACGATAGCCAAAGAGACATTGTCCAACTCGATGAGCTTTGCTACACTAGAGACTGAGGCAATTGATTGTGGAGATCATTTGGTAAGGTTGTCAGTAGAAAAGGATTAA
- a CDS encoding FmdB family zinc ribbon protein has product MPSYEYECQLCKARVELVQSLDKHEAPAVCPSCNIEHTMMRVNIPSSAIPVQEVDEEKE; this is encoded by the coding sequence ATGCCATCCTATGAGTATGAGTGCCAGCTTTGCAAGGCACGAGTTGAACTGGTCCAATCCTTGGACAAGCACGAGGCTCCAGCCGTTTGTCCTTCCTGCAACATTGAGCACACCATGATGCGGGTCAACATTCCCTCTTCGGCCATTCCTGTACAGGAAGTAGATGAAGAGAAGGAGTGA
- the trpS gene encoding tryptophan--tRNA ligase — MEQNKKRILTGDRTTGRLHLGHYVGSLKSRVELQDSYDTFILLADVQALTTHFEHPELINSSIYDVTMDNLAVGLDPAKVTFVQQSQITSIAELTVFYSMIVTVNQLRHNPTIKTEAKNYGYADLTYGFLGYPVSQTADITFCNANLVPVGEDQVPHIELARKIVRKFNDLYGTSIVEPEAKLSAVGRLSGLDGNAKMGKSLGNAIYLSDTPETVWDRVRNAVTDPARITIKIPGHPEICNVYKYHCVFNPDEKDDIADRCRNAQIGCVACKKRLNEVLNSLLDPIRERRAYYEGHREQVRELIIEGTRRANQVGNDNLHAIKEKMHVLI, encoded by the coding sequence GTGGAACAGAACAAGAAACGAATCCTGACCGGCGACCGTACCACCGGACGCTTGCATCTTGGGCACTATGTAGGCTCGCTGAAAAGCAGGGTAGAACTGCAGGACAGTTACGATACGTTCATTCTGCTCGCAGATGTCCAGGCGTTGACGACTCACTTTGAACATCCCGAGCTGATCAACAGCAGCATCTACGATGTGACCATGGATAACCTTGCAGTCGGGTTGGACCCTGCTAAGGTTACGTTTGTGCAACAGAGCCAGATTACCTCGATTGCAGAGTTGACGGTTTTCTATTCCATGATTGTGACTGTAAACCAACTCAGGCACAATCCGACGATCAAGACTGAAGCGAAAAACTATGGCTATGCCGACCTCACCTATGGGTTCCTTGGCTATCCGGTCAGTCAGACAGCTGATATAACGTTCTGCAATGCAAACCTTGTTCCCGTCGGCGAGGACCAGGTTCCCCATATTGAATTGGCTCGAAAAATCGTACGCAAGTTCAACGACCTGTATGGTACCTCGATTGTGGAACCCGAGGCCAAACTCAGCGCAGTCGGAAGATTGTCCGGCCTCGACGGCAATGCAAAAATGGGAAAGAGCCTGGGTAACGCCATTTATCTTTCCGATACTCCTGAGACAGTTTGGGACCGTGTACGTAATGCGGTTACCGATCCCGCCCGCATTACCATCAAGATTCCCGGCCACCCGGAAATCTGCAATGTGTACAAGTACCATTGTGTGTTCAATCCTGATGAGAAGGATGATATTGCCGACCGGTGCCGTAACGCACAAATCGGATGTGTCGCCTGTAAGAAACGCCTCAATGAAGTACTGAATTCCCTGCTCGATCCCATTCGTGAGCGAAGGGCCTATTACGAGGGCCACCGCGAGCAAGTCAGGGAACTGATTATTGAAGGAACGCGTAGGGCGAACCAGGTGGGCAACGACAACTTGCATGCGATCAAGGAAAAGATGCACGTGCTTATTTAG
- a CDS encoding ABC transporter substrate-binding protein: MKKLLALVLIAALLPLGLFATGAKEAPVAEPAPVVQELSHDELVARAKEEGKVVVYATTSRIAKAADGFTKLYGIQVESSNLKDFELIEKVAKEAQAGVSGADFVLAQDAGRLVGELIEPGYLYNYVPPTFKDVIPKNMQNPLQAFAINKVFIYNDEGLTESPYYNIWQFADPKYKSLLQFKNPFQEGVNANFLTMITNEYWSKKIADAYKSYYGKDITLTTANAGFEWIKAIYENDLIVGTSDTTIAENIGIKGQNAKRENPPVGLFVFSKARYATSKNLALKPVMEMEPFSGFYYSLYALMAKSAKNPHAAKLFIEYLFTEEGFSPWGSDCGTYSANPNNPIQEDIDFPFEVWMPLLVEEEGAYCFDNRAEVEEFLNQYIY; this comes from the coding sequence ATGAAAAAACTGCTTGCATTAGTTCTCATTGCAGCCCTCTTACCGCTCGGCTTGTTTGCCACCGGTGCGAAGGAAGCTCCCGTTGCAGAGCCGGCTCCTGTTGTTCAGGAACTCAGCCACGATGAGCTGGTCGCCCGTGCCAAGGAAGAAGGAAAGGTAGTCGTCTATGCTACCACCAGTCGTATCGCAAAAGCTGCCGATGGATTTACCAAGCTCTATGGCATCCAGGTTGAAAGTTCCAACCTCAAGGACTTCGAGCTGATTGAGAAAGTTGCCAAGGAAGCCCAGGCTGGAGTCAGCGGAGCCGACTTTGTGCTTGCCCAGGATGCTGGAAGACTCGTCGGAGAGCTTATCGAGCCCGGATACCTGTACAACTATGTACCCCCGACATTCAAGGATGTGATTCCCAAGAACATGCAGAATCCCTTGCAGGCTTTTGCTATCAACAAGGTGTTCATCTACAACGATGAAGGCCTTACCGAGAGCCCTTACTACAATATCTGGCAGTTTGCCGACCCGAAGTACAAGAGTCTGCTTCAGTTCAAGAATCCGTTCCAAGAGGGTGTCAATGCAAACTTCTTGACCATGATCACCAATGAGTATTGGTCCAAGAAAATTGCAGATGCTTATAAGTCATACTATGGAAAGGATATAACCCTTACCACTGCAAATGCTGGTTTTGAATGGATCAAAGCCATCTATGAGAACGACCTGATCGTCGGTACCAGTGACACCACCATTGCCGAGAACATCGGAATCAAAGGTCAGAATGCAAAGCGCGAAAATCCTCCGGTAGGATTGTTTGTATTCAGCAAGGCCCGGTATGCAACCAGTAAGAACCTTGCACTCAAGCCGGTAATGGAAATGGAGCCGTTCTCCGGTTTCTACTACAGCCTGTATGCTCTGATGGCCAAAAGTGCAAAGAATCCCCATGCTGCAAAGCTGTTCATCGAGTACCTGTTCACTGAGGAAGGGTTCTCTCCTTGGGGTTCAGACTGTGGAACCTACAGTGCCAATCCCAACAACCCGATTCAGGAAGACATCGATTTCCCCTTCGAAGTATGGATGCCACTCTTGGTTGAAGAGGAAGGTGCTTACTGCTTCGACAATCGTGCAGAAGTCGAAGAATTCCTCAATCAGTATATCTATTAA
- a CDS encoding ABC transporter permease, with translation MSAKSKLNQIKAFFRKPHNIILVVMLVVLGYLTLVPLLTIILDTVTVHSSEARFVKKPVGSLTLYHWTKMFASGITSQKTFYEPFVNTMVVAFLSCVLAIIIGGFFAWTVTRTNIRAKAFISTVFVFPYIMPAWTLAMAWLNFFRNSRIGGAPGLFTVFTGLETPNWFAYGLFPIVIVQGLHYAPFAYILIGGILRNMDANLEEAAMLLHANRWQIMQKVTLPIVRPALLSTFLLVFSSTMSAFAVPAFLGSPVRYQVLTTQMYRTLNGMNPGYGYIMALVMIVIGVGILMLNQKITGRRKSYTTITGKSSNISLFNLRKARTPLTVILVTILMMIAILPLFSFAIESFIMAPGDYSFSNFTTEFWIGKGRADIANSEPGILRNPSIWLGLTNSLKLSIIISLIAGTVGMLCGYAIAKRRGSKLSTWVNNLTFFPYLMPSMAFGAIFLSMFAVRRGIIPAMYGSFWLLVIVGAVKYLPFASRSGINAMLQLSGEIEEAGTIMGVGWFKRMTKIIFPIQKTTFISGYLLPFISCMRELSLFILLVSPSTRILTTLLFQYNEKGWNQYANAINLMIVVIVVGFNLLINKLTGASIDKGIGNN, from the coding sequence ATGAGTGCCAAAAGCAAACTCAATCAGATCAAGGCTTTTTTCAGGAAGCCGCACAATATCATCCTGGTGGTTATGCTGGTTGTATTGGGGTACCTTACCCTCGTACCGCTTTTGACCATCATCCTCGATACCGTTACGGTCCACTCAAGCGAAGCCAGGTTTGTGAAGAAACCTGTGGGATCGCTTACGCTGTATCACTGGACGAAGATGTTTGCCAGCGGTATTACCAGTCAGAAGACCTTCTATGAACCGTTTGTCAACACCATGGTGGTCGCCTTTCTTTCCTGTGTTCTTGCCATTATAATCGGTGGTTTTTTTGCCTGGACGGTAACCAGGACAAATATCAGGGCGAAAGCATTCATCTCCACCGTTTTTGTTTTTCCCTACATCATGCCCGCCTGGACGTTGGCCATGGCTTGGCTCAATTTCTTTCGCAACTCACGAATCGGGGGAGCCCCCGGTCTTTTCACCGTATTCACCGGTTTGGAAACTCCCAACTGGTTTGCCTACGGCCTATTTCCCATTGTCATCGTGCAAGGACTGCACTATGCACCCTTTGCCTACATCCTCATCGGGGGAATTCTGAGGAACATGGATGCCAACCTTGAGGAAGCAGCCATGCTGCTGCATGCCAATCGATGGCAGATCATGCAGAAGGTGACCCTGCCTATCGTACGACCGGCATTGTTGTCTACGTTCCTTTTGGTCTTTTCCTCTACCATGAGCGCCTTCGCCGTCCCTGCATTCTTGGGCAGCCCGGTGCGCTACCAAGTATTGACAACCCAGATGTACCGCACCCTCAATGGCATGAATCCCGGCTACGGATACATCATGGCATTGGTGATGATTGTCATCGGTGTAGGAATCCTGATGCTCAATCAGAAAATTACCGGCAGACGCAAGAGCTACACTACCATCACCGGCAAGAGCTCGAACATCAGCCTCTTCAACTTGAGAAAAGCTCGTACTCCACTTACCGTCATTCTGGTAACAATTCTGATGATGATCGCCATTCTGCCGCTTTTCTCTTTTGCCATTGAATCCTTCATCATGGCTCCGGGTGACTACTCCTTCTCCAACTTCACCACCGAGTTCTGGATTGGGAAGGGCAGGGCGGACATTGCCAACAGCGAGCCGGGCATTCTTCGGAATCCATCCATCTGGCTGGGCCTGACCAACAGTCTGAAGCTTTCAATCATCATCAGCCTGATTGCGGGAACGGTAGGCATGCTTTGCGGCTATGCCATAGCCAAGAGAAGGGGATCTAAACTTTCCACATGGGTCAACAACCTTACATTCTTCCCCTACCTCATGCCTTCCATGGCCTTCGGTGCCATTTTCCTTTCAATGTTTGCGGTTCGAAGGGGCATTATTCCCGCCATGTACGGCTCGTTCTGGCTCTTGGTCATAGTAGGTGCGGTTAAGTACCTTCCTTTCGCTTCACGCAGCGGCATCAACGCGATGCTGCAGCTCAGCGGTGAGATTGAGGAAGCAGGAACGATCATGGGAGTCGGCTGGTTCAAGCGAATGACAAAAATCATATTCCCCATCCAGAAAACCACGTTCATCAGCGGCTATCTCTTGCCATTCATCAGCTGCATGCGCGAGCTTTCATTGTTCATCCTGCTTGTATCGCCATCGACCAGGATTCTCACCACCTTGCTGTTCCAGTACAACGAAAAAGGTTGGAATCAGTACGCCAACGCCATCAACCTGATGATCGTCGTCATTGTGGTTGGATTCAACCTGCTGATCAACAAACTGACCGGTGCCTCGATCGACAAGGGAATCGGCAACAACTAA
- a CDS encoding ABC transporter ATP-binding protein, translating to MPRIELKHITKKFGKFVAVDDLNMVIEDRSFVTLLGPSGCGKTTTLRMIAGLETPSEGIITINDKVVFSSEDGIDVPPDKRDVGFLFQNYALWPHMTVYKNIAFGLENLKWSKDAIKTRVEELLAMLKISEFAARYPAELSGGQQQRVAIARTLATGPKVLFMDEPLSNLDAKLRMEMRSELKRLHRETDSTFVYVTHDQLEAMTLSSMVCLMKNGYMQQYAPPLEVYRKPANTFTADFVGSPNINLVDGVVEQCNPFILKLSEHVRFVYTPKQEFTLKAGQAIVLGLRPEHIAVAEAKADAEAEILSSLPSGMETIIALSMDGIRLHSVVFGDIDFEVGKSVGLSFGHGVFNLFDKQSGNNLGQGTLTRA from the coding sequence ATGCCTAGGATAGAATTGAAGCATATCACCAAGAAATTTGGAAAGTTCGTTGCCGTTGATGATTTGAACATGGTCATCGAGGATCGCTCGTTTGTCACCTTACTCGGCCCATCAGGGTGTGGAAAAACCACAACCTTGAGGATGATCGCCGGCCTTGAAACCCCTTCGGAGGGAATCATCACCATCAACGACAAGGTTGTCTTTTCCAGCGAAGACGGTATCGACGTTCCCCCGGACAAGCGCGATGTTGGCTTTTTGTTCCAGAACTATGCCCTATGGCCGCATATGACTGTGTATAAGAACATTGCATTCGGCCTTGAGAATCTTAAATGGTCCAAGGATGCCATTAAAACCAGGGTTGAGGAATTGCTCGCAATGCTTAAGATCAGCGAGTTTGCCGCACGGTATCCTGCAGAACTCAGTGGAGGCCAGCAACAGCGGGTAGCCATTGCAAGAACGTTGGCTACCGGGCCGAAGGTTCTGTTCATGGACGAGCCTCTTTCCAACCTCGATGCAAAGCTTCGTATGGAAATGCGCTCGGAGCTGAAGCGGCTGCATCGGGAAACCGACTCAACGTTTGTCTATGTAACCCACGACCAGCTTGAGGCTATGACGCTTTCGAGCATGGTCTGTCTGATGAAGAACGGCTATATGCAGCAATATGCACCGCCGCTTGAAGTGTATCGCAAACCTGCCAATACCTTCACCGCCGACTTTGTCGGTTCTCCGAACATCAATCTTGTCGATGGTGTGGTCGAGCAGTGCAATCCGTTCATCCTCAAACTTAGCGAGCATGTACGGTTTGTGTATACGCCCAAGCAAGAGTTCACCCTTAAAGCAGGGCAGGCCATCGTACTGGGGCTCAGACCCGAGCATATCGCGGTTGCCGAGGCTAAAGCGGATGCTGAAGCAGAAATTCTGAGTTCGCTTCCTTCAGGCATGGAGACCATCATCGCACTTTCCATGGATGGGATTCGTCTCCATTCGGTAGTGTTCGGCGATATAGATTTTGAGGTTGGAAAAAGTGTGGGACTTTCCTTCGGCCATGGGGTTTTCAACCTCTTTGACAAACAAAGCGGCAACAATCTTGGTCAGGGAACACTTACAAGGGCCTAG
- a CDS encoding phosphoglucomutase/phosphomannomutase alpha/beta/alpha domain I — translation MQYTLFRAHDIRAKREAFAGTEGVRLGTALAHYFIHTLSVSSVVLARDARLGGAELQQTLISVFSNAGLDVYVEPNPVGTCQFYYACLSHAEAAAVMVTASHNPASYLGMKLVGPNLQVISMGHGKLGGLEEVQKLYEKEVPIGKPLRVGNVHVLDTLSSFIAYSADLAQVEACDVDSLSIGCDFQHGSAGPAIARAFGELGVHYTALHLIPNGNFPQGDPNPGIETSMRDAKAFLTEQPLDLFFAYDGDGDRMDLLYKGRQLSPSLVMLSIADELAKLNKSDSNPIFLFDVKASPPLLAEMQRHGRKVAIVQPGHSAIKQLMNSSTQAFYLCAVEESAHYYYQLKGLDCKRYASENTLFYTLLILKAYKRNPSLFENARKLQDSFFREREWSVSIKDDSERAVFLKKVGMLLASKGATTLSVDAQGNSLGANLYRYGLDQTEIYRVWFQVFQRLSQSEDNLLRFEVLASDQGLCQEIAKAIKDLESASHRTT, via the coding sequence ATGCAATACACCTTGTTCCGAGCACATGACATCAGGGCAAAACGGGAGGCGTTCGCCGGTACAGAAGGCGTACGCCTTGGTACCGCTTTAGCCCACTATTTTATTCATACCCTCAGCGTCTCTTCAGTCGTGCTTGCCCGTGATGCAAGGTTGGGGGGAGCAGAGCTTCAACAGACGTTGATTTCAGTTTTCAGTAATGCTGGTTTGGATGTATACGTGGAGCCGAATCCAGTCGGCACCTGTCAATTCTATTATGCGTGTCTGAGTCATGCCGAGGCTGCTGCAGTCATGGTGACGGCCAGTCACAATCCTGCTTCCTATTTGGGCATGAAGCTTGTTGGACCAAATCTGCAGGTGATCAGCATGGGCCATGGAAAGCTTGGCGGGCTTGAGGAAGTACAAAAACTCTATGAGAAGGAAGTGCCTATCGGCAAACCTCTCAGAGTGGGGAACGTTCATGTTCTGGATACCCTTTCTTCATTCATCGCCTATTCGGCGGATCTTGCACAGGTAGAGGCTTGTGATGTCGATAGCCTCTCGATCGGATGCGATTTTCAGCATGGGAGCGCAGGGCCTGCAATTGCGAGGGCTTTCGGGGAACTGGGAGTTCACTACACGGCCCTGCATCTGATTCCCAATGGGAATTTTCCCCAAGGCGATCCCAATCCAGGCATAGAGACAAGTATGCGCGATGCGAAAGCTTTTCTTACAGAGCAGCCGCTTGATTTGTTCTTCGCCTACGATGGGGACGGAGACAGAATGGACCTGCTCTACAAAGGTAGACAGCTTTCCCCCTCGTTGGTCATGCTCAGTATTGCTGACGAACTTGCGAAATTGAACAAATCCGATTCTAATCCTATCTTTCTCTTCGATGTAAAGGCTTCGCCTCCCTTGCTTGCCGAAATGCAGCGACATGGAAGGAAGGTTGCAATTGTCCAACCGGGCCACTCAGCGATCAAACAGCTGATGAACAGCAGTACGCAAGCTTTTTACCTGTGTGCAGTGGAAGAGTCGGCTCATTACTACTATCAGCTGAAGGGACTGGACTGTAAGCGCTATGCTTCGGAAAATACGCTGTTCTATACGCTGCTGATTCTCAAAGCGTATAAGCGCAATCCCTCGTTGTTTGAAAACGCACGAAAGCTTCAGGATAGTTTTTTTCGTGAGCGCGAATGGTCGGTCTCCATCAAGGATGATTCCGAGCGAGCTGTATTCCTCAAGAAGGTAGGGATGCTGTTGGCATCGAAAGGAGCAACCACGCTGTCGGTGGATGCACAAGGAAACTCATTGGGAGCGAATCTCTACCGATACGGCCTTGACCAAACAGAGATCTACAGAGTCTGGTTTCAGGTATTCCAGCGACTGAGCCAGAGCGAGGACAACCTGCTTCGGTTTGAGGTGCTTGCTTCAGATCAGGGGTTGTGCCAAGAAATAGCAAAAGCCATCAAGGATTTGGAATCTGCGTCTCATCGAACCACGTAA